A genomic window from Sphingobacterium sp. BN32 includes:
- the dnaB gene encoding replicative DNA helicase, whose product MSVENENSNNMSSQASRANFNKKRTSLNNLVSGLGKLPPQAVDLEEAVLGALMLEKNALSEVIDILKPDSFYKESHQKIFQAIYNLFQKTSPIDILTVVAELRQMGALEMVGGAYYITQLTDRVVSAANIEFHARIISQKYIQRELIKVSTEIINSSYDETSDIFDLLDHAEKSLFDIAQNNLRRDSRKMDDIMREAISSLELLRDRTDGLTGIPSGLTALDRMTSGWQPSDLVIIAARPAMGKTAFVLSVARNAAVDHSRPVAVFSLEMSSVQLVNRLIAGETEIEQEKLKKGNLADHEWQQLHSRIGRLTEAPLIIDDTPALNVFEFRAKCRRLKAQYDIQMVIVDYLQLMHGKSEGKGGGNREQEIGSISRALKSVAKELNIPVLALSQLSRAVESRPGNSKRPMLSDLRESGSIEQDADMVLFLYRPEYYGITEDEEGRPTAGVGEVIIAKHRNGETGIVPLKFVGKYVKFVDLEDDFAGMGGDSGSFSDLPSGFGSAMAPSNSFDSFGGGITMPSRMNDMPDDAPF is encoded by the coding sequence ATGTCCGTAGAAAACGAAAATTCGAACAATATGTCTAGCCAAGCTAGCCGTGCAAACTTTAACAAAAAGCGTACTAGCCTGAACAACTTAGTGAGTGGTTTGGGTAAGCTGCCTCCTCAAGCTGTTGACTTGGAAGAAGCGGTACTGGGCGCGCTTATGTTGGAGAAAAATGCGCTTAGTGAGGTCATTGATATCTTGAAGCCGGACTCGTTTTATAAGGAGTCGCATCAGAAGATTTTCCAGGCAATCTATAACCTGTTTCAAAAGACTTCGCCAATCGATATTTTAACGGTTGTTGCGGAATTGAGACAAATGGGTGCCTTAGAAATGGTTGGCGGTGCTTACTACATTACGCAGTTGACGGATAGAGTCGTTTCGGCAGCGAATATAGAATTCCACGCGCGTATTATTTCTCAGAAATACATACAAAGGGAGCTGATTAAGGTTTCTACAGAGATTATCAACTCTTCGTATGATGAGACGAGCGATATCTTCGATTTATTAGATCATGCAGAGAAGTCCTTATTTGATATTGCGCAAAATAACTTACGTCGCGACTCGCGGAAGATGGATGATATCATGCGTGAGGCAATTTCTTCCCTGGAATTGTTGCGCGATCGTACCGATGGTTTAACGGGTATTCCTTCCGGATTGACAGCCCTAGACCGAATGACTTCGGGATGGCAGCCTTCGGATTTAGTGATTATTGCGGCACGTCCGGCGATGGGTAAAACGGCATTCGTATTATCAGTAGCGCGTAATGCTGCGGTAGACCACTCGCGTCCTGTGGCGGTATTCTCGCTAGAGATGTCCTCGGTACAGTTGGTGAATCGTTTGATTGCTGGTGAAACAGAAATTGAACAGGAGAAATTGAAGAAAGGTAATCTGGCGGATCATGAGTGGCAGCAATTGCACTCTAGAATCGGCCGATTGACAGAAGCGCCATTGATTATTGATGATACGCCAGCATTGAACGTTTTTGAGTTCCGTGCGAAATGTCGTCGTTTGAAAGCGCAGTATGATATACAGATGGTCATCGTCGATTACTTGCAGTTGATGCATGGTAAGAGCGAGGGCAAAGGCGGCGGTAACCGTGAGCAAGAGATCGGTAGTATCTCGCGTGCATTAAAGTCCGTAGCGAAAGAGTTAAATATTCCGGTATTGGCCTTATCGCAGTTAAGTCGTGCGGTAGAGTCGCGTCCGGGTAACTCGAAACGTCCAATGCTATCCGACTTACGTGAGTCGGGATCTATTGAGCAGGATGCGGATATGGTGCTGTTCCTTTACCGTCCGGAATACTATGGTATTACGGAAGACGAGGAGGGTCGTCCTACCGCTGGTGTCGGTGAGGTAATCATTGCCAAACACCGTAACGGTGAAACCGGTATTGTACCGTTGAAATTCGTTGGTAAATATGTGAAGTTCGTCGATCTTGAAGATGACTTCGCCGGAATGGGTGGCGACTCGGGAAGCTTCTCAGACCTGCCTAGCGGGTTTGGGTCCGCCATGGCACCATCCAACAGCTTTGATAGCTTCGGCGGAGGAATAACCATGCCTTCCAGAATGAACGATATGCCGGATGATGCGCCGTTTTAA
- the ubiE gene encoding bifunctional demethylmenaquinone methyltransferase/2-methoxy-6-polyprenyl-1,4-benzoquinol methylase UbiE, whose product MSNDASTVKPYNPEGGKKEQVADMFNNISKTYDLLNRFMTMGIDTIWRKKAIKLLKPLQPQMILDVATGTGDFALESIRILNPKKIIGVDISQGMLDVAAEKAKKKGVESQFEVRLGDSESLPFEDNTFDAVTVAFGVRNFENLEQGLSDIRRVLKPGGKAIILELSNPTAFPIKQLFNFYFHKVVPAMGKVISKDNRAYEYLPESVAKFPDGQRFAAITDKVGFASCKVRPQTFGFCTIYECNK is encoded by the coding sequence ATGTCAAACGATGCTTCTACTGTAAAACCTTATAACCCAGAGGGCGGCAAAAAGGAACAAGTTGCCGATATGTTCAACAACATTTCGAAGACTTACGACCTCTTGAACCGCTTCATGACGATGGGTATCGATACGATTTGGCGCAAAAAAGCCATCAAGCTTTTAAAGCCTCTTCAACCCCAAATGATTCTTGACGTAGCGACGGGCACGGGCGACTTCGCATTGGAGTCTATCCGCATCCTCAACCCAAAGAAAATAATCGGTGTCGATATCTCTCAGGGCATGTTAGACGTTGCAGCAGAGAAAGCAAAGAAAAAGGGCGTAGAAAGCCAATTCGAAGTACGCTTAGGCGACTCCGAGAGCCTACCGTTTGAAGACAATACCTTTGATGCCGTTACGGTAGCCTTTGGTGTGCGCAACTTTGAAAACCTAGAACAAGGACTTTCTGACATCCGCCGAGTTTTAAAACCAGGCGGTAAAGCCATCATATTGGAATTATCGAACCCAACAGCATTTCCGATTAAGCAATTGTTCAACTTTTACTTCCATAAAGTTGTTCCAGCAATGGGAAAGGTAATCTCGAAAGACAACCGTGCCTATGAATACCTTCCGGAATCGGTAGCGAAGTTCCCCGATGGGCAACGCTTTGCTGCCATCACCGATAAAGTAGGTTTTGCATCTTGCAAGGTTCGTCCGCAGACCTTCGGCTTCTGCACCATCTATGAATGTAATAAATAG